The window TCCGGCGGAACAGCGAGGACGGTTGGCCGAACTCATCGACGAGTTGGTTGACGAGAAGCAAATGCCCACTGGCCTCAAGTTAATTCAGAGTGCTGTGCGCCGACTAGCGCGGCCGGTGCGGGTGCGAGTGCTTAATCCCGATCCGAATCACAAGGGTCAGCGGCTGGAGATTCCCGAATTCGCCAAGTTCAGCGGAGGTGAACGCCTCACCTGTGCTGTCTTGCTGTATTGCACATTGGCGCAGCTGCGTGCCAAGCGTCGGGGCCTGCACCATAAGCCCTCTGGCGTGTTGCTTCTTGATAACCCTATCGGCAGCGCGTCGCGAGTGACCTTTATCAATCTCCAACTCGATGTGGCGCGCGCGATGGGAATCCAATTGATCTACACTACAGGCGTGAACGATTATGAAGCGCTCCGACCGCTTCCCAATCTGATTCGGCTCAGAAACGATCGGGTGAACCGCAACAACGGCCAGCATATCGTCGAGCTAGATTCGGATACCCCGGTGATTCAAGCGGCGAGAGTCGCGCGACGGGATAGCTCGGACGACTCTTCCGCCGCGCCGGAGGAGTTGCATGCTCAATGAACTAGATGTGGCTAGGCTCCACACATTTGCTAGTGAACTTCGCCGATCGGAACGGCGTTGGGTTGATGCGCCAACTCTCTGGTTGGCCTTCTCCACAGCGTTTCCGACGCTCGCTCAGGCTGCTGATAGAAGGCAATGGCTGGTAGCGGCGCTTGAAGAGTTAGCGGGGCAACAGATCATCCAACTCCCGCGTCCCAAAGGTAGTCGCTGGGACCGGACGCTGCGTCCCGCGACGCCCACCGCAGTTTACTTGCTGCGCACATCCGAACCGCCGCAAGACACGAATTGGAAGACCTATCCTTGGCATGCTCGGCTCCGCTGGGTCGCCGAGCTTACCCGTATGACCTCAGAAATTGAAGAGTTTTTCCTCCGCGTCCACCAAGGTCTCGTGCGCGGCGACTTTCAAAGCCGGGCGCCGCTGAAGTATCGCTCGCTTCAATTGACTGGCCGCGAGAAGCGACTCGGAGAGCTGGCGCAAACCACGCTATTCGCCAAGGGCCGCTTGGACCTGGAAATGCTCGGCTGCTTTTCCGAAACGCCGCCGCTGGCCTACGAACGCATTTCAGATGTGTCGTCCATCATCATTTTTGAGAACGCCGATGCCTTTTCGCTTGCCCGCACCTCGCTGCGATCACTTGCATCGCCCCCTTATGGTATGGTCGGGTTCGGCGGCGGCAATGCGATTTCGCAATCGCTTCCCTCGTTATTAATGTTGAGTCGACCCGTACAGCGAATCTACTATGTCGGCGACCTCGACGCACATGGCCTGCGAATCGCCTCCAGAGCCTCGCGCGCCGCCGTACGAGTCGGATTGCCACAGGTCGAACCCGCCGCCGAGTTGCATCAGGCGATGCTGGAATCCGCTAATCGCTTTGGTCAGCCAGAGGGCTGGAAGGACAAAGCCAGGCAGCGTCCGAGTGAAGACAAACTTCGTTCGCTGCTTGCCTTCTTAGGTCCGTCCGTTCGAGAAATCGTCGACAAGATTCTGACGGCAGGTCAACGAGTTCCCGAGGAAGTCCTCGGCCCGCAGGAACTCCAAGCTGCCTGGAGTTGACCGCCAATCGGAGTCAAAGTTTCGTGATCGATCCCGAATAATTGCCGTGGCCGACCCAACGGCAAAGTGAGAAGTAGCGTCGACTAAGTAATGCGTAACGTCTTGATTCGATCAAGCCGATAGGTCCTCACTTGCTGAGCCGTGTGAGAAAACGCCCGAAGGTATTGGCGCTTGTGATATTGGACTAATGCGAGCGGCGTGACAGTTAGAACTGATTGGGACCGAACTTTTCCAGCGTAGACCATGATCACTGGGTGCTTGTCTTCGATAGCCGAAGTTAAGGCTTGGAATCCTTCGGGCAAACTTGCAACACGGTAATCGACATCGGAAAAATGCCGCGGAACTACGAATTCCAGCAAATCTCCGACAACCCGAAGTTTGCCGAGCAACCCAAGGATCACGCCTTTCAAGACCTCAGCATCGGCCATTGCGCGGTGTCGGTCGCAAACAAGAACTCCCAGTTCTCTCGCCACTGATTCAAGGCGACCGTTTGCAATGCCGGGCAACATTCCTCGCGCCAATTGTAACGAGTCAAATATTGGCGGGGTGGGCTTTTCTACGCAGTGGGTATCCATTGCCAACGCAAGAAAACCAAGGTCGAAGGGTGCGTTGTGGGCGAAGAGAAATGCGGAAGGGCACGAAAGGAACTGAGCAAGCTGGGGCAATACGCTTTCCAGAACCGGTGCGTCTCCAACGTGCTCTGATGTTATGCCATGAACCGCGGTTGCTTGCTCGGGAATGTCGCACTCTGGATTGACAAGACAGTGAAATCGCGCGGATTCAGTTCCATCGATCCTAAACCGAATTGCGGCGATCTCCAGCACTTTGCTCACAGCAGGGTGCAGTCCAGTCGTTTCTAGATCGAACACGATAAAGTCAAAAGTCGACAGAGGAGTTTCTGCGGGAAATGGCAGCTGGACCGGTTCGGTGACGAATTCAGCTTCTTCATCGCTATCGTCTTGAATTGCCGCGAGTTGTCCTGGAGCCAGATCGAGGTGACTCGAACTCTGGAATCCCAGCGATTCGAGTTCGCTGACGGCTGCAAGGACTTGACTCGTTGCCTCGTCAATATCGATATGGTCAGCGGCGAGCGCCTTAACCAGCAGAGATTCGTCCAAGAACCGATCAAATTTTCGTAGCTCGCGAATCTTCGAGGATTTCGCGATATCAAGCGACGAGAGGGTGGCACACTTCAGTTGCGTCAGAACTTTCAGGAATGTTTGCTGCGAAAGCGGAATTTCGAGCGCGACGTCATGGTCGATTACTTTGAGGTTGAGGCCTTCGAGAATCCACCGCAAGGTATTTTGTGTTGTAGAACCGACCCAAGTGAACCAAAGCAACGAGTTGTCAGCAGTTTCAATAAAACACTTTGTACCAATCCGTGCCTCGCTCGCAGTGATCCGGGCCTCTTCGAGCAATTGCGCAGATGTTTGGTCCACATAGTTATACTGCGAAGACCCAAACAAGATTTCCCGCATCTTTTCCCGAACCCGCTGATGTACTTGGCCTCCGCCTCCCAAAAACCGAGGCGGTTTTCTGCCATGCGCCGGGCGCACCAGAATTTCGACACGCTTGGTGTCGATCGCATCGACTTGCCACCGTCTTCCACCCAGAAGCAAGTGATCGCCCTCCGTCGGAAGCAACATCGCCGGCAGCGTTCCGATCAGGCGGTCATCATGGCGCACTGAGAACTCGAGGCCGGTTTCAAAGGCACTGTAGAAGTCGAAGTCATGAACGACCCGCTCGCCATCCGGGGCCAGGATCAACGTCTTGTCGGGAGTCTGTTCGATAAGCTGAGATCTGCCGAGCGCGCGAAGTACTTGGGCAAATAACTTGGCGTCTAGTTTTCGGAAGGCACCCTCGCTTACCAGCCGCTGAAACAACTCTTCGGCGCGGGACCCACCAGTTTCAGTCAAACAGCTCAATATCTGTTGCGTCAGCGTGCTAAGATCCATTGAAGCGATTGTCGGCGGCTCAACCCAGCGTTCGCGCATGAGCTCGGCAGTTGCGATCGCCTGCAGCAGCGAAGCGTGCAATCGGTCCACCAAGTGTGCTTTTGCACTGGCCCGCCGTTCTGTCAACATGACTCGCATGCAATGGGGCTCGTCGTCCCGACGTCCGCTCCTTCCGAGTCTCTGCACTAGCGAGTTCACTGACCAAGTCGGTCCGATCTGGCCGACAGTCGTGACGTTGCCAATATCAATACCAAGTTCCAACGTAGATGAGCAAAGCGTTGTAGCGGGAAGACTACCCCTCATTGCCAGTTCGGTGTCCTCACGAATCTCACGGCTCACGGAACCGTGATGCACCCAGTACTCTTGAATG is drawn from Anatilimnocola floriformis and contains these coding sequences:
- a CDS encoding Wadjet anti-phage system protein JetD domain-containing protein is translated as MTSEIEEFFLRVHQGLVRGDFQSRAPLKYRSLQLTGREKRLGELAQTTLFAKGRLDLEMLGCFSETPPLAYERISDVSSIIIFENADAFSLARTSLRSLASPPYGMVGFGGGNAISQSLPSLLMLSRPVQRIYYVGDLDAHGLRIASRASRAAVRVGLPQVEPAAELHQAMLESANRFGQPEGWKDKARQRPSEDKLRSLLAFLGPSVREIVDKILTAGQRVPEEVLGPQELQAAWS
- a CDS encoding DEAD/DEAH box helicase; protein product: MSAFELLARPIQNSLWDLGWQSLRPIQVESIQQILQTDQHLLISARTASGKTEAAFLPILSDLVLNQPSSIGAVYVGPLKALINDQFRRLDALCERAEIPVHRWHGDVGAGKKAKLTADPRGVLLITPESIESLFVNRSQFLSSMFQGLRYVVIDEIHALIGRERGLQLRSLLCRLRRYTHTSFRIVGLSATVGDAIETYKQWIAPDKPSSVAQIVDSNEKKRVLFGIQTFLNDEDRAEKTLDAPGDDQGFAQIPASLLANIDQHFAGRKNLIFCNRREQVEQFADELNSICQRSGRIQEYWVHHGSVSREIREDTELAMRGSLPATTLCSSTLELGIDIGNVTTVGQIGPTWSVNSLVQRLGRSGRRDDEPHCMRVMLTERRASAKAHLVDRLHASLLQAIATAELMRERWVEPPTIASMDLSTLTQQILSCLTETGGSRAEELFQRLVSEGAFRKLDAKLFAQVLRALGRSQLIEQTPDKTLILAPDGERVVHDFDFYSAFETGLEFSVRHDDRLIGTLPAMLLPTEGDHLLLGGRRWQVDAIDTKRVEILVRPAHGRKPPRFLGGGGQVHQRVREKMREILFGSSQYNYVDQTSAQLLEEARITASEARIGTKCFIETADNSLLWFTWVGSTTQNTLRWILEGLNLKVIDHDVALEIPLSQQTFLKVLTQLKCATLSSLDIAKSSKIRELRKFDRFLDESLLVKALAADHIDIDEATSQVLAAVSELESLGFQSSSHLDLAPGQLAAIQDDSDEEAEFVTEPVQLPFPAETPLSTFDFIVFDLETTGLHPAVSKVLEIAAIRFRIDGTESARFHCLVNPECDIPEQATAVHGITSEHVGDAPVLESVLPQLAQFLSCPSAFLFAHNAPFDLGFLALAMDTHCVEKPTPPIFDSLQLARGMLPGIANGRLESVARELGVLVCDRHRAMADAEVLKGVILGLLGKLRVVGDLLEFVVPRHFSDVDYRVASLPEGFQALTSAIEDKHPVIMVYAGKVRSQSVLTVTPLALVQYHKRQYLRAFSHTAQQVRTYRLDRIKTLRIT